In one window of Camelina sativa cultivar DH55 chromosome 15, Cs, whole genome shotgun sequence DNA:
- the LOC104747452 gene encoding auxin-induced protein 15A-like, with the protein MAILKKSTKLAQTAMLRQILKRCSSLGKKNGGGGYEEGDLPLDVPKGHFPVYVGNNRSRYIVPISFLTNLDFQCLLRRAEEEFGFDHDMGLTIPCDELFFQDLTSMIR; encoded by the coding sequence atggcTATCCTCAAGAAATCTACAAAACTCGCTCAAACAGCAATGCTTAGGCAGATTCTGAAGAGATGTTCAAGCTTGGGTAAGAAgaacggaggaggaggatatgAAGAAGGTGATCTCCCGCTTGATGTACCAAAGGGACACTTCCCTGTCTACGTAGGAAACAACAGGAGCAGATACATAGTTCCTATCTCCTTCTTGACCAATCTTGATTTCCAATGTCTCCTTAGAAGAGCTGAGGAAGAGTTTGGTTTTGATCATGACATGGGTCTCACCATTCCTTGTGACGAACTCTTCTTTCAAGATCTGACTTCTATGATCCGATGA
- the LOC109129159 gene encoding uncharacterized protein LOC109129159, translating to MAYAKDILFQAGMADCNPMPTPLPQQSDRPDTRPFSEPTYYRSLAGKLQYLTITRPDLQYAVNFVCQKMHAPTNYDFSMLKRILRYIKGTSDMGLPIKKHGNPTLSAFCDSDYAGCKDTRRSTGGFCIFLGSTLISWSAKRQPTVANFSTEAEYKTLSIVAKELTWISSLLRDIDISQYQPTKVFCDNLSAVYLSTNPALHNRTKHFDKDFHYIRERVALGYIETHHIPAHLQIADIFTKSLSRPMFDDLCRKLGVSSATASPTPSLREXKCRVGGD from the coding sequence atggcatatgcTAAAGACATACTCTTTCAAGCTGGAATGGCAGATTGCAATCCCATGCCTACGCCACTTCCACAACAGAGTGACAGACCTGATACGAGACCATTCTCTGAACCTACTTATTACAGGAGCTTGGCTGGTAAGTTGCAATACTTAACTATCACACGTCCTGATCTTCAATACGCTGTGAACTTTGTATGTCAAAAAATGCACGCTCCGACCAACTACGACTTCAGCATGCTCAAAAGGATACTACGGTATATCAAAGGAACTAGTGACATGGGTCTCCCAATCAAGAAGCATGGCAATCCCACTCTTTCAGCCTTCTGTGACAGTGATTATGCAGGCTGCAAGGATACTAGACGGTCAACAGGAGGGTTCTGTATCTTTTTAGGCTCCACACTAATATCCTGGTCGGCCAAGCGACAGCCTACAGTTGCTAATTTCTCCACTGAAGCAGAGTACAAAACTCTCTCTATTGTCGCCAAAGAACTTACATGGATCTCATCTCTGCTTCGTGACATTGACATATCTCAGTACCAACCAACAAAAGTCTTCTGTGATAATCTCTCAGCGGTATATCTATCTACCAATCCAGCTCTTCACAACAGGaccaaacattttgataaaGACTTTCACTACATTCGTGAACGAGTGGCTCTGGGGTACATAGAGACACACCACATTCCGGCACATCTCCAAATTGcagacatcttcaccaaatcattgTCAAGGCCAATGTTTGATGATCTTTGTCGCAAACTTGGTGTGTCCTCTGCTACGGCATCGCCCACTCCAAGTTTGAGGGAGAGNAAGTGTCGAGTAGGCGGGGATTGA